A genomic region of Candidatus Pseudomonas phytovorans contains the following coding sequences:
- the yjgA gene encoding ribosome biogenesis factor YjgA — protein MVDSNDAFDGEKSKTQIKRELHELVELGERLTTLKADTLARLPLTDELRKALAEASKHTAHGARKRHMSFVGKLMRVQDLDAIHALLEQMDSSTRQYNERFHGLERWRDRLIDGNDEDLERFVKEYPDTDRQQMRSLIRHAQHEKARNKPPAAMRKVFKYIRDLDEMQRGLR, from the coding sequence ATGGTTGATTCAAACGACGCCTTCGACGGCGAAAAAAGCAAAACCCAGATCAAGCGCGAACTGCATGAACTGGTCGAACTCGGCGAGCGCCTTACCACACTCAAAGCCGATACCCTTGCACGCCTGCCGTTGACCGACGAGCTGCGCAAAGCCCTGGCCGAAGCCAGCAAGCACACCGCTCACGGCGCCCGCAAACGCCACATGTCGTTTGTCGGCAAGCTCATGCGCGTGCAGGACCTGGATGCCATCCATGCCTTGCTTGAGCAGATGGACAGCTCGACCCGCCAGTACAACGAGCGCTTCCACGGCCTGGAGCGCTGGCGCGACCGGTTGATCGACGGTAACGACGAAGACCTTGAGCGCTTCGTCAAGGAGTACCCCGATACTGATCGCCAGCAAATGCGCTCGCTGATCCGCCACGCGCAACACGAGAAGGCGCGGAACAAGCCGCCGGCCGCCATGCGCAAGGTGTTCAAGTACATCCGCGACCTCGACGAGATGCAGCGCGGCTTGCGCTGA
- a CDS encoding FagA protein, with protein sequence MKPVLRELPYLENWRWLSRRIRCALEPDEPRLIEHYLAEGRYLVCCTETSSWTVALTSFRLLLDTACDRMLPWHWRCLCLDQAWRPLLDLRNLDRQEQNQRWQPYALQLANCRLLPSISPDELMQGFDDE encoded by the coding sequence ATGAAACCCGTCCTCCGCGAACTGCCCTACCTGGAAAACTGGCGCTGGCTCAGCCGGCGCATCCGCTGTGCGCTCGAACCCGACGAGCCGCGCCTGATCGAGCATTACCTGGCCGAAGGCCGCTATCTGGTGTGCTGCACCGAGACCTCGTCATGGACGGTGGCACTGACCTCTTTCCGCCTGCTGCTGGATACCGCCTGCGACCGCATGCTGCCCTGGCACTGGCGCTGCCTGTGCCTGGATCAGGCATGGCGCCCGCTGCTGGACCTGCGCAACCTCGACCGCCAAGAGCAGAACCAGCGTTGGCAGCCCTACGCCCTGCAGTTGGCCAATTGCCGTCTGCTGCCGTCGATTTCTCCCGATGAACTGATGCAAGGATTTGATGATGAGTGA
- the pmbA gene encoding metalloprotease PmbA, translating into MSAVQSVGPKDLPALQEQVEQIIAEAKRQGASACEVAVSLEQGLSTTVRQREVETVEFNRDQGFGITLYVGQRKGSASTSASGPDAIRETVAAALAIAKHTSEDECSGLADAALMAREIPDLDLYHDWAIEPEKAIEMALACEAAAFDADPRILNADGTTLNTHQGCRVYGNSHGFIGSYASTRHSLSCVMIAEGDGQMQRDYWYDVNRQGDLLADPRSIGVRAAQRAASRLGARPVPTCEVPVLFSAELAGGLFGSFLSAISGGNLYRKSSFLEGTIGQRLFPSWLTLDERPHIPRALGSAAFDGDGLATYAKPFVDKGELVSYLLGTYSGRKLGLPSTANSGGVHNLFVTHGVEDQAALIRRMGRGLLVTELMGHGLNMVTGDYSRGAAGFWVENGEIQHAVQEVTIAGNMKDMFQQIVAIGSDLETRSNIHTGSVLIERMTVAGS; encoded by the coding sequence ATGAGTGCAGTCCAGAGCGTAGGTCCGAAAGACCTGCCAGCATTGCAGGAGCAGGTCGAGCAGATTATTGCCGAGGCGAAGCGCCAAGGGGCCAGTGCCTGCGAAGTGGCGGTGTCGCTGGAGCAGGGCCTGTCCACCACGGTACGCCAGCGTGAGGTCGAAACGGTCGAGTTCAACCGCGACCAGGGCTTTGGTATCACCCTGTACGTTGGCCAGCGCAAAGGTTCGGCCAGCACCTCGGCCAGTGGCCCGGACGCGATCCGCGAAACCGTCGCTGCAGCCCTGGCGATCGCCAAACACACCTCCGAGGACGAATGTTCCGGGCTGGCCGACGCCGCGTTGATGGCCCGGGAAATCCCGGATCTGGACCTCTACCACGACTGGGCTATCGAACCCGAAAAGGCCATCGAGATGGCCCTGGCCTGCGAGGCGGCGGCGTTTGACGCCGATCCGCGCATCCTCAATGCCGACGGCACCACACTCAATACCCACCAAGGCTGCCGCGTGTATGGCAACAGCCATGGCTTCATCGGGAGTTACGCTTCGACCCGGCACAGCCTGAGCTGCGTGATGATCGCTGAAGGCGATGGGCAGATGCAGCGTGACTACTGGTACGACGTGAACCGCCAGGGCGACCTGCTGGCTGACCCGCGCAGCATCGGTGTGCGCGCTGCCCAGCGCGCAGCCAGCCGCCTGGGCGCGCGTCCCGTACCTACCTGCGAGGTGCCAGTGCTGTTTTCTGCCGAACTGGCCGGCGGCCTGTTCGGCAGCTTCCTCTCGGCCATTTCCGGCGGCAATCTTTACCGCAAGTCGTCGTTCCTTGAAGGGACCATTGGCCAGCGTCTGTTCCCGTCCTGGTTGACTCTCGACGAGCGCCCGCACATTCCGCGCGCGTTGGGCAGCGCCGCGTTCGACGGTGATGGCCTGGCCACCTATGCCAAGCCGTTCGTCGACAAAGGCGAGTTGGTGTCGTACCTGCTGGGCACCTATTCCGGGCGTAAGCTGGGATTGCCAAGCACGGCCAACTCTGGCGGTGTGCACAACCTGTTCGTCACTCACGGTGTCGAAGACCAGGCAGCACTGATCCGCCGAATGGGCCGCGGGCTGCTGGTCACCGAGTTGATGGGGCATGGCCTGAACATGGTGACGGGTGATTACTCCCGTGGTGCAGCCGGCTTCTGGGTCGAAAATGGCGAAATCCAGCATGCCGTGCAGGAAGTGACCATTGCCGGCAATATGAAGGATATGTTCCAGCAAATAGTTGCGATTGGTAGCGATCTTGAGACCCGCAGCAACATTCATACAGGGTCGGTGCTGATCGAACGGATGACGGTCGCCGGCAGCTAA
- the tldD gene encoding metalloprotease TldD, translating into MSQMLSTVSEQLLAPGGLTLDSLQSVLGELAGPGIDAADLYFQGQISETWALEDGIVKEGSFNLDQGVGVRAQSGEKTGFAYSNAINLEALTSAARAARSISRAGQNGTVQAFRSQEVTALYAADNPLDVLSRAEKVELLKRVDVATRALDPRIQQVSVSMAGVWERILIAAADGSLAADVRPLVRFNVSVIVEQNGRRERGGQGGGGRTDYRFFTEKRVMGYAREALRQALVNLEAIPAPAGTLPVVLGSGWSGVLLHEAVGHGLEGDFNRKGSSAFSGRIGEKVASSLCTIVDDGTLEGRRGSLSVDDEGTPTECTTLIENGVLKGYMQDKLNARLMGMAVTGNGRRESYAHLPMPRMTNTYMRAGESDPQEIIASVKKGIYCASLGGGQVDITSGKFVFSTSEAYLIEDGKITAPVKGATLIGNGPEAMSRVSMVGNDLALDSGVGTCGKDGQSVPVGVGQPTLKLDAITVGGTGA; encoded by the coding sequence ATGAGCCAGATGTTATCCACCGTCAGCGAGCAGCTCCTGGCCCCAGGCGGCTTGACCCTGGACAGCCTGCAGAGCGTGCTGGGTGAGTTGGCCGGCCCCGGCATCGACGCCGCCGACCTGTATTTCCAGGGGCAGATCTCGGAAACCTGGGCGCTGGAAGACGGTATCGTCAAAGAAGGTAGCTTCAACCTGGACCAGGGCGTGGGCGTCCGTGCCCAGTCTGGTGAAAAGACCGGTTTCGCCTACAGCAATGCGATCAACCTTGAGGCATTGACCTCGGCGGCGCGCGCCGCCCGTTCGATTTCCCGCGCCGGGCAGAACGGCACGGTCCAGGCCTTCCGCAGCCAGGAAGTGACCGCTCTGTACGCCGCAGACAACCCGCTGGATGTACTGAGCCGCGCCGAAAAGGTTGAGCTGCTCAAGCGTGTCGATGTCGCCACCCGCGCCCTGGATCCGCGCATCCAGCAGGTCAGCGTGAGCATGGCCGGGGTCTGGGAGCGCATCCTGATCGCTGCGGCCGATGGCAGCCTGGCCGCCGACGTGCGCCCGCTGGTGCGCTTCAACGTCAGCGTCATCGTCGAGCAGAACGGCCGTCGCGAGCGCGGCGGCCAGGGCGGTGGCGGGCGTACTGACTACCGCTTCTTCACCGAGAAACGGGTGATGGGTTATGCCCGCGAGGCCTTGCGCCAGGCGCTGGTAAACCTGGAGGCGATCCCGGCACCTGCCGGCACTTTGCCGGTGGTACTGGGCTCCGGCTGGTCGGGCGTGCTGTTGCACGAGGCGGTTGGCCATGGCCTGGAAGGTGATTTCAACCGCAAGGGCAGTTCGGCGTTCAGCGGCCGTATTGGCGAGAAAGTGGCATCGAGCCTGTGCACCATCGTTGACGATGGCACGCTCGAAGGCCGCCGTGGCTCGCTGAGTGTGGATGACGAAGGCACCCCGACCGAATGCACCACGCTGATCGAGAACGGTGTGCTCAAAGGCTACATGCAGGACAAGCTCAACGCCCGCCTGATGGGCATGGCGGTAACCGGTAACGGCCGCCGTGAATCCTACGCGCACCTGCCGATGCCGCGCATGACCAACACCTACATGCGTGCAGGCGAAAGCGACCCGCAGGAAATCATCGCGTCTGTGAAAAAGGGTATCTACTGCGCCAGCCTGGGCGGTGGCCAGGTGGACATTACCAGCGGCAAGTTCGTGTTCTCGACCAGTGAGGCCTACCTGATCGAAGACGGCAAGATTACTGCTCCGGTCAAAGGGGCGACCCTGATCGGTAACGGTCCGGAGGCGATGAGCCGGGTGTCGATGGTCGGCAACGACCTGGCGCTGGATAGCGGGGTAGGGACGTGCGGCAAGGACGGGCAGTCGGTGCCGGTGGGCGTAGGGCAGCCTACCTTGAAGCTGGATGCGATTACCGTGGGCGGTACCGGAGCGTAA
- a CDS encoding helix-turn-helix transcriptional regulator, whose translation MTEIEAGSGNVYADLTTADANEMLVKAQLACKICSIIKARHLTQVQAAAVLGLPQPKVSEMMRGKFRGISETKMIDCLARLGRDVQIVVKAAPPARREGRVEVIFT comes from the coding sequence ATGACTGAGATCGAAGCTGGCAGCGGCAATGTCTATGCCGACCTCACCACTGCCGACGCCAATGAAATGCTGGTGAAAGCTCAGCTTGCCTGCAAGATCTGCAGCATCATCAAGGCTCGTCATCTCACCCAGGTTCAGGCCGCTGCAGTGCTTGGGTTACCCCAGCCCAAGGTTTCCGAGATGATGCGAGGCAAGTTTCGCGGGATTAGCGAAACCAAGATGATCGATTGCCTGGCGCGGCTCGGTCGTGATGTACAGATCGTTGTCAAGGCTGCCCCCCCGGCTCGCCGCGAAGGACGTGTGGAAGTCATCTTTACCTGA
- a CDS encoding superoxide dismutase translates to MPHTLPALPYAYNALEPHIDTQTMEIHHSKHHQTYVNGLNAAVEGTEWAEWPVEKLVGAVKQLPENLRGAVTNHGGGHANHSLFWTVMSPEGGGEPQGQLAQAISSQLGGFDAFKDAFTKAALTRFGSGWAWLSVTPQKTLVVESSGNQDSPLMHGNTPILGLDVWEHAYYLKYQNRRPEYIGAFYNVIDWAEVERRYVEALK, encoded by the coding sequence ATGCCGCATACCTTGCCTGCTTTGCCTTACGCCTACAATGCGCTGGAACCGCACATCGATACCCAGACCATGGAGATCCACCACAGCAAGCACCATCAGACCTACGTAAACGGCCTCAATGCTGCCGTTGAAGGCACCGAGTGGGCCGAGTGGCCTGTGGAAAAGCTGGTCGGTGCGGTCAAGCAACTGCCAGAAAACCTGCGTGGCGCGGTGACCAACCATGGCGGCGGTCACGCCAACCACAGCCTGTTCTGGACTGTAATGTCGCCTGAGGGCGGTGGTGAGCCTCAGGGCCAGCTGGCGCAGGCCATCTCGTCGCAACTGGGCGGTTTCGACGCTTTCAAGGACGCCTTCACCAAAGCGGCACTGACCCGCTTCGGCAGCGGCTGGGCCTGGCTCAGCGTGACGCCGCAGAAAACCCTGGTAGTGGAAAGCAGCGGTAACCAGGACAGCCCGCTGATGCACGGCAACACGCCGATCCTCGGCCTGGACGTGTGGGAGCATGCCTACTATCTGAAGTACCAGAACCGTCGTCCGGAATACATCGGTGCTTTCTACAACGTCATTGACTGGGCGGAAGTGGAACGTCGTTACGTTGAAGCCCTGAAGTGA
- a CDS encoding class II fumarate hydratase translates to MSDTRIERDSMGELQVPAQALYGAQTQRAVDNFPVSGLRMPAQFIRALLLAKAAAAKANVELEQLSAAQGQAIVKAVEQLLAEDFIQHFPVDVFQTGSGTSSNMNANEVIATLASRVLGDAVNANDHVNCGQSSNDIIPTTIHVSAALALHEQLLPALGHLVQVIETKSAQVHQYVKTGRTHLMDAMPVRMSQVLDGWAAQINAAKGHIEATLPSLQALAQGGTAVGTGINAHPQFAAGFARQLSGLTQVEFTPGQNLFALIGSQDTAVALSGQLKTTAVALMKIANDLRWMNSGPLAGLGEIELEGLQPGSSIMPGKVNPVIPEATAMVAAQVIGNDATIAIAGQSGNFELNVMLPVIARNLLESIELMANVSRLLADKAIASFKVNEGKLKEALARNPILVTALNPIIGYLKAAEIAKTAYKQGRPVIDVALEHTDLSRDQLEALLDPEKLTAGGI, encoded by the coding sequence ATGAGTGATACCCGTATCGAGCGTGACAGCATGGGTGAACTGCAGGTGCCGGCTCAGGCCCTGTACGGTGCCCAGACCCAGCGCGCGGTCGACAATTTCCCGGTCAGCGGCCTGCGCATGCCGGCCCAGTTCATTCGTGCCTTGTTGCTGGCCAAAGCTGCCGCCGCCAAAGCCAACGTCGAGCTGGAGCAACTGTCTGCGGCGCAGGGCCAGGCCATCGTCAAGGCTGTCGAGCAACTGCTGGCGGAAGACTTCATCCAGCACTTCCCGGTGGATGTGTTCCAGACCGGCTCCGGCACCAGTTCGAACATGAACGCCAACGAGGTGATTGCCACCCTGGCCAGCCGCGTGCTGGGTGACGCGGTCAACGCCAACGACCACGTCAACTGTGGGCAGAGCAGCAACGACATCATCCCCACCACCATTCATGTCAGCGCTGCGCTGGCCCTGCATGAGCAACTGCTGCCAGCGCTGGGCCACCTGGTACAGGTAATCGAGACCAAATCGGCGCAAGTGCATCAGTATGTAAAAACTGGCCGCACCCACTTGATGGACGCCATGCCGGTACGCATGAGTCAGGTGCTGGATGGCTGGGCGGCGCAGATCAACGCTGCCAAAGGACACATCGAAGCTACCCTGCCCAGCTTGCAGGCGCTGGCCCAAGGCGGCACTGCCGTGGGTACCGGCATCAACGCCCACCCTCAGTTCGCAGCCGGTTTCGCCCGACAGCTCAGCGGCCTGACCCAGGTCGAGTTCACCCCTGGGCAGAACCTGTTCGCCCTGATCGGCTCGCAAGACACCGCTGTGGCGCTGTCTGGCCAGCTAAAGACCACTGCCGTGGCACTGATGAAAATCGCCAACGACCTGCGCTGGATGAACTCCGGCCCACTGGCCGGCCTGGGCGAAATCGAGCTGGAGGGCTTGCAACCGGGCTCTTCGATCATGCCAGGCAAGGTCAACCCGGTGATCCCGGAGGCCACTGCCATGGTTGCCGCCCAGGTGATTGGTAACGACGCGACCATCGCTATTGCTGGGCAGTCTGGCAACTTCGAGTTGAACGTGATGCTGCCGGTGATCGCCCGCAACCTGCTGGAGAGCATCGAGCTGATGGCCAACGTCAGCCGCTTGCTGGCCGACAAGGCCATCGCCAGCTTCAAGGTCAACGAGGGCAAGCTCAAGGAAGCCCTGGCGCGCAACCCGATCCTGGTCACTGCGCTGAATCCGATCATCGGTTACCTCAAGGCCGCCGAAATCGCCAAGACCGCCTACAAGCAGGGCCGCCCGGTCATCGATGTGGCGCTGGAACATACCGATCTGTCGCGTGACCAGCTGGAAGCGCTGCTGGACCCGGAAAAACTCACCGCCGGCGGTATCTGA
- the rapZ gene encoding RNase adapter RapZ yields MRLIIVSGRSGSGKSTALDVLEDNGFYCIDNLPAGLLPQLAEEALINTELLQPKVAVSIDARNLPSHLTRFPELLEEARARNIQCDVLFLDADEDMLLKRFSETRRRHPLTNANRSLAEAIRVENELLGPIADLADLKIDTTNLNLYQLRDSIKLRLLNQPEPGTAFLVESFGFKRGMPVDADLVFDVRCLPNPYWKPELREHSGLDQPVVDYLAAQPDVEDMYNDISSYLLKWLPRFAASNRAYVTIAIGCTGGHHRSVYITERLGQQLQQSLKNVQVRHRDL; encoded by the coding sequence ATGCGCCTGATCATTGTCAGCGGCCGGTCCGGCTCCGGCAAGAGCACCGCCCTCGATGTCCTGGAAGACAACGGTTTCTACTGCATTGACAACCTGCCCGCCGGGCTGCTGCCGCAGTTGGCGGAAGAAGCGCTGATCAACACCGAACTGCTGCAACCCAAGGTTGCCGTGTCGATCGATGCGCGCAACCTGCCCAGCCACCTCACGCGCTTCCCCGAATTGCTCGAAGAAGCCCGCGCGCGGAACATCCAGTGCGATGTATTGTTCCTGGATGCCGACGAAGACATGCTGCTCAAGCGCTTCTCGGAAACCCGCCGGCGCCACCCACTGACCAATGCCAACCGCTCGCTGGCAGAAGCGATCCGCGTCGAGAACGAGCTTTTGGGCCCGATCGCCGACCTGGCCGACCTGAAGATCGACACCACCAACCTGAACCTGTATCAGCTGCGTGATTCGATCAAGCTGCGCCTGCTCAACCAACCCGAGCCCGGTACCGCGTTTCTGGTCGAGTCGTTCGGCTTCAAGCGTGGCATGCCGGTCGACGCCGACCTGGTGTTCGATGTGCGCTGCCTTCCCAACCCGTATTGGAAGCCCGAGCTGCGCGAGCACTCCGGTCTCGACCAACCGGTAGTCGACTACCTGGCCGCACAACCGGATGTCGAAGACATGTACAACGACATCTCCAGCTACCTGCTCAAGTGGTTGCCCCGCTTCGCCGCCAGTAACCGCGCCTACGTCACCATTGCCATCGGCTGCACTGGCGGCCACCACCGCTCTGTGTACATCACCGAACGCCTTGGCCAACAGCTGCAGCAATCCCTGAAAAACGTCCAGGTCCGCCACCGCGACCTCTAG
- a CDS encoding carbon-nitrogen hydrolase family protein codes for MKAAVIQMVSQDDVLANLQRAGALLQQAALGGARLAVLPENFAAMGRKDAAAIGRAEALGEGPILPWLKRTARDLKLWIVAGTLPLPPVGRPEAKAHACSLLIDENGEVAARYDKLHLFDVDVADNRGRYRESDDYAHGAQVVVADTPVGRLGLSVCYDLRFPELYSELRAAGAELITAPAAFTAVTGAAHWEVLVRARAIETQCYLLAAAQGGTHPGPRETHGHAAIVDPWGRIVAEQAQGEAVLLAERDIDEQASIRARMPVVSHRRFFSQGALRPAHTSE; via the coding sequence ATGAAGGCAGCGGTAATCCAGATGGTCAGCCAAGACGATGTGCTGGCCAACCTGCAGCGTGCCGGTGCCCTGTTGCAGCAGGCCGCGCTCGGTGGGGCACGACTGGCGGTGCTGCCAGAAAACTTCGCCGCCATGGGCCGCAAGGATGCCGCAGCCATCGGCCGCGCAGAAGCGTTGGGCGAAGGGCCGATCCTTCCATGGTTGAAACGCACCGCCCGCGACCTCAAGTTATGGATTGTCGCCGGTACTTTGCCTCTGCCTCCGGTTGGCCGGCCCGAGGCCAAGGCCCATGCCTGCTCGCTGCTGATCGACGAAAACGGCGAGGTGGCGGCACGCTATGACAAGCTGCATCTGTTCGACGTGGACGTTGCCGACAACCGCGGTCGCTACCGTGAGTCGGACGATTACGCCCATGGCGCCCAAGTGGTGGTGGCTGACACGCCGGTTGGGCGGCTGGGGCTTAGCGTGTGCTACGACTTGCGCTTCCCTGAGCTGTACAGCGAATTGCGCGCGGCTGGCGCGGAACTGATCACGGCGCCAGCGGCCTTTACTGCCGTGACAGGCGCGGCGCATTGGGAGGTGCTGGTACGCGCCCGCGCGATCGAAACCCAGTGTTACCTGCTGGCTGCGGCGCAGGGCGGCACGCACCCAGGCCCTCGGGAAACCCACGGCCATGCGGCGATCGTCGACCCTTGGGGGCGCATCGTCGCAGAACAGGCGCAAGGCGAAGCGGTACTGCTTGCCGAGCGCGACATTGATGAACAAGCGTCCATCCGGGCGCGCATGCCGGTGGTATCGCACCGGCGCTTTTTCTCGCAGGGCGCGTTGCGGCCTGCGCACACCTCGGAGTGA
- a CDS encoding HPr family phosphocarrier protein, protein MPAREITIINKLGLHARAAAKFVGVAGRFPCQVRVGRAPDKLVDGKSIMAVMMLAAGKGTQVHLHTEGEQDNDAMDALVELINNFFDEGE, encoded by the coding sequence ATGCCCGCCCGCGAAATTACCATTATCAACAAGCTGGGTCTGCATGCCCGGGCGGCAGCCAAGTTCGTCGGCGTGGCGGGCCGCTTCCCCTGCCAGGTACGGGTTGGCCGCGCGCCCGACAAACTGGTGGATGGCAAGAGCATCATGGCAGTGATGATGCTGGCAGCCGGCAAAGGCACCCAGGTGCACCTGCATACTGAAGGCGAGCAGGACAATGACGCCATGGATGCGCTGGTCGAGCTGATCAACAACTTCTTCGACGAAGGCGAGTAA
- a CDS encoding ZIP family metal transporter has product MRSEVMSVSSVRLFRLALGTLLLLAGTALLVARGLAWLELEPRMLRALEGGALCALGTALGAVPVLVIRNMPVALADTLLGFGAGVMLAATAFSLIIPGLDAAQSIGFSAWGAGGLISSGLLFGALCLFLVDLKVSGASPEALVGTDNQPVIAARIWLFVIAIIAHNIPEGMAIGVSAGGGMADADSLAMGIALQDVPEGLVIALVLAGAGMSRFNAFLIGAASGLVEPVAAVICAWLVNIAELLLPLGLACAAGAMLLVVTQEIIPESRSNGHHRLASLGLCIGFCLMMVMDTAMS; this is encoded by the coding sequence ATGCGCTCTGAAGTGATGTCTGTCAGCAGTGTGCGCCTGTTTCGTCTGGCGCTTGGGACTTTGCTTTTGCTGGCGGGCACCGCGCTGTTGGTAGCGCGTGGCCTTGCCTGGCTGGAACTGGAGCCACGCATGTTGCGCGCCCTGGAGGGCGGCGCATTGTGCGCACTGGGGACGGCGCTGGGGGCGGTACCGGTACTGGTCATTCGTAACATGCCGGTGGCACTGGCCGACACACTGCTGGGCTTCGGCGCCGGGGTGATGCTGGCAGCCACCGCGTTTTCCCTGATCATTCCAGGCCTGGACGCCGCCCAGTCCATCGGTTTCAGCGCTTGGGGCGCGGGTGGCCTGATCAGCTCTGGCTTGCTGTTCGGGGCGCTGTGCCTGTTTCTGGTTGACCTCAAGGTGTCTGGCGCGTCGCCTGAAGCGTTGGTCGGCACCGACAACCAGCCGGTGATCGCTGCGCGTATCTGGCTGTTTGTGATTGCCATCATTGCGCACAACATTCCCGAAGGCATGGCTATTGGTGTGTCGGCCGGTGGCGGTATGGCTGACGCCGACAGCCTGGCCATGGGCATTGCGCTACAGGATGTGCCTGAGGGGCTGGTGATTGCGCTGGTCCTGGCCGGCGCAGGCATGTCGCGCTTCAATGCCTTCCTTATTGGCGCTGCGTCGGGCTTGGTCGAGCCGGTGGCTGCAGTGATCTGTGCCTGGCTGGTGAACATCGCCGAACTGCTACTGCCGCTGGGCCTCGCCTGCGCGGCGGGGGCGATGTTGTTGGTAGTGACCCAGGAGATCATCCCGGAATCACGCAGTAACGGCCATCATCGCTTGGCCAGCCTGGGGCTGTGTATCGGCTTCTGTCTGATGATGGTGATGGATACTGCGATGTCCTGA